A genomic region of Barnesiella viscericola DSM 18177 contains the following coding sequences:
- a CDS encoding DNA/RNA non-specific endonuclease — MAKKKKKKKKSSARRNNNLVTLLMLILIVCGVWYLIQHADARSVFGNSHTSTLDHIEKAEMARTPAGTPEQLLLRTGYTASYNRQWKLPNWVCYELVRSELQGSASRSNRFVSDPDVEGTPADPRDYTRSGYDRGHMAPAADMKWSKQAMEESFLLSNICPQAPGLNRGRWKELEELVREWAQRDSALLIACGPIVSQTPKTIGRHRIAVPSRYFKVVAAPYASRPRGIAFLFDNNDEQPSLRALALPIDSVEKLTGIDFFYNLPDSIETPMESNLWIETWNLN, encoded by the coding sequence ATGGCTAAAAAGAAAAAAAAGAAGAAAAAATCGTCGGCTCGACGCAACAACAATCTGGTAACGCTGCTCATGTTGATACTCATCGTCTGCGGGGTGTGGTACCTCATACAACACGCCGACGCGCGATCGGTTTTCGGCAACAGCCACACCTCGACCCTCGACCACATCGAGAAGGCCGAGATGGCCCGTACGCCGGCCGGCACCCCCGAGCAACTGCTGCTCCGCACGGGCTATACGGCCTCGTACAACCGACAGTGGAAGCTGCCCAACTGGGTGTGCTACGAACTGGTGCGCAGCGAACTGCAAGGCTCGGCCTCGCGCAGCAACCGATTTGTGAGCGACCCCGACGTAGAGGGCACCCCTGCCGACCCCCGCGACTACACCCGCAGCGGGTATGACCGGGGGCACATGGCGCCTGCCGCCGACATGAAATGGAGCAAACAGGCCATGGAAGAGTCGTTTCTGCTCTCCAACATCTGTCCTCAGGCTCCCGGGCTGAACCGCGGCCGCTGGAAGGAGCTGGAAGAGCTGGTGCGCGAATGGGCCCAACGCGACAGCGCCCTGCTCATTGCCTGCGGTCCCATCGTGAGCCAAACGCCCAAGACCATCGGGCGGCACCGCATTGCCGTTCCCTCACGCTATTTCAAGGTCGTTGCCGCCCCCTATGCAAGTCGTCCGCGAGGCATCGCCTTCCTCTTCGACAACAACGACGAGCAACCCTCCCTGCGAGCACTGGCTCTCCCCATCGACAGCGTGGAAAAATTGACCGGGATAGATTTCTTCTACAATCTGCCCGACAGCATAGAAACCCCAATGGAAAGTAACTTATGGATCGAAACATGGAACCTCAACTAA
- the pepT gene encoding peptidase T, whose translation MNLVDRFLHYVSFDTQSDELTNMTPSTPGQMVFAQALAEELKQIGLTEVTLDDNGYLMATLPANVDKKVPVIGFIAHLDTSPDMSGRHVSPRIVKNYGGADIVLCAEEDVVLRPADFPELLHYIGQDLIVTDGKTLLGADDKAGVAEIVTAMEYLLAHPEIKHGKIRVAFNPDEEIGKGAHKFDVKAFGAEWAYTMDGGEIGELEYENFNAAVARVTFKGRNVHPGYAKHKMINSIRIANQYAIMLPRWETPEHTEGYEGFYHLISFEGSVEKTVLTYIIRDHDRDRFERRKKELEHLTRKINNEFPGCASIEITDQYYNMREKVEPVMHIVDLVSDAMRAVDVVPQVKPVRGGTDGAQLSFKGLPCPNIFAGGLNFHGRYEFVPIQSMEKATEVIVQIARMAAEK comes from the coding sequence ATGAATTTAGTAGATCGTTTTCTCCATTATGTAAGTTTCGACACCCAGTCGGACGAGCTTACCAATATGACTCCTAGTACACCGGGGCAGATGGTGTTTGCCCAGGCGCTGGCCGAAGAGTTGAAGCAGATAGGACTTACCGAGGTGACCCTAGACGACAACGGCTATCTGATGGCCACGTTGCCGGCCAATGTCGACAAGAAGGTGCCGGTCATCGGCTTTATCGCACACCTCGACACGAGTCCCGACATGTCGGGGCGTCACGTATCGCCGCGCATCGTGAAGAATTACGGTGGGGCCGATATTGTGCTGTGTGCCGAAGAAGATGTGGTGCTGCGACCGGCCGATTTTCCCGAGCTGCTCCACTACATTGGACAGGACCTGATTGTGACCGACGGTAAGACGCTGCTGGGGGCCGACGACAAAGCCGGTGTGGCCGAGATTGTGACGGCCATGGAGTATCTGTTGGCTCACCCCGAGATCAAGCACGGCAAGATACGGGTTGCCTTCAATCCCGACGAGGAGATTGGCAAGGGGGCTCACAAGTTCGACGTGAAGGCATTTGGTGCCGAGTGGGCCTACACGATGGACGGCGGCGAGATTGGCGAGTTGGAGTATGAAAACTTCAACGCCGCGGTAGCTCGGGTCACCTTCAAGGGTCGCAACGTACACCCGGGCTATGCCAAGCACAAGATGATTAACTCGATACGTATTGCCAACCAATACGCCATCATGTTGCCCCGCTGGGAGACCCCCGAACACACCGAGGGTTACGAAGGCTTCTATCATCTCATTTCGTTTGAAGGAAGCGTCGAGAAAACGGTACTCACCTATATCATTCGCGACCACGACCGCGACCGTTTCGAGCGTCGCAAGAAAGAGCTCGAACACCTCACCCGCAAGATCAACAACGAGTTCCCCGGGTGCGCCAGCATCGAGATTACCGACCAGTATTACAACATGCGCGAGAAGGTAGAGCCGGTGATGCACATCGTCGACCTCGTCTCCGACGCCATGCGCGCCGTCGACGTGGTGCCCCAGGTGAAACCGGTGCGCGGCGGTACCGACGGAGCCCAGCTTTCGTTCAAGGGTCTGCCTTGCCCCAACATCTTTGCCGGCGGGCTCAACTTCCACGGGCGGTATGAGTTCGTGCCTATCCAGTCGATGGAGAAAGCCACCGAGGTGATTGTGCAAATCGCCCGCATGGCTGCCGAGAAATAA
- the miaA gene encoding tRNA (adenosine(37)-N6)-dimethylallyltransferase MiaA — protein sequence MAGTLLVLTGPTGVGKTDLSLQLAEHYGCPIVSADSRQFYRDIPIGTAAPTASELARVKHYFVGQLALTDYYSASCYEEEVLRLLDTLFQTHEYVLLTGGSMMYIDAVCKGIDEIPTITDEVRREVLADYHRVGLDALCEELRELDPVYYGEVDLKNHKRVIHAIEICRQTGGRYSDLRTRQVKQRPFRIVKIGLIRPREELFERIARRTDQMIADGLLDEARRVYPLRHLNSLNTVGYKELFAYFDGTMTLDQAIEKIKRNTRVYSKKQVTWYKKDPDMHWFSPDDKEAIIEYIDGGSKSNLSFSLDSASGAE from the coding sequence ATGGCAGGAACCCTACTTGTATTGACCGGTCCCACGGGGGTGGGTAAGACCGACCTCAGCCTGCAACTGGCCGAGCACTACGGTTGTCCCATCGTGTCGGCCGACAGCCGGCAGTTCTACCGCGACATACCCATCGGCACGGCGGCCCCCACGGCCAGTGAGTTGGCCCGGGTCAAGCACTATTTTGTGGGGCAGTTGGCGTTGACCGACTATTACAGTGCCTCGTGCTACGAGGAGGAGGTATTGCGCCTGCTCGACACGCTGTTTCAGACGCACGAATACGTCCTGCTCACCGGCGGCTCCATGATGTATATCGACGCCGTGTGCAAGGGTATCGACGAGATACCGACCATCACCGACGAGGTGCGTCGCGAGGTCCTGGCCGATTATCACCGGGTAGGACTCGATGCCCTGTGCGAGGAGTTGCGTGAGCTCGATCCCGTCTATTATGGCGAGGTCGACTTGAAGAATCACAAGCGGGTGATTCATGCTATTGAGATTTGCCGCCAGACGGGCGGCCGATATAGCGACCTGCGCACCCGGCAGGTGAAGCAACGCCCCTTCCGCATCGTGAAGATCGGGCTGATACGTCCGCGAGAAGAGCTGTTTGAGCGTATTGCCCGCCGCACCGATCAGATGATTGCCGACGGTTTGCTCGACGAAGCTCGTCGGGTCTATCCCCTTCGCCACCTCAATTCGCTCAACACCGTGGGGTATAAGGAGTTGTTTGCCTATTTCGACGGGACGATGACCCTCGACCAGGCCATCGAGAAGATTAAACGCAATACCCGGGTCTACTCCAAAAAGCAGGTCACCTGGTACAAGAAGGACCCCGACATGCACTGGTTCTCGCCCGACGACAAGGAGGCGATTATTGAGTATATCGACGGGGGAAGTAAATCGAATTTGTCTTTTTCTTTGGATTCCGCATCGGGTGCGGAATGA
- the mnmE gene encoding tRNA uridine-5-carboxymethylaminomethyl(34) synthesis GTPase MnmE codes for MPQDTICAVSTAPGRGGIAVIRVSGPEAVTITDRIFRSPNGKPLAEAQANTAHYGSITDEKGHALDDVVATLFVAPHSFTGENTVEISCHGSTYIQQQIIALLLRQGCRLATPGEFTRRAFTNGKLDLSQAEAVADLIASTSAASHRLAIQQMRGGFSRELARLREQLLTFVSLVELELDFSEEEVEFADRQKLTELAREIERVIKRLSDSFSLGNAIKNGVPTAIIGETNAGKSTLLNRLVKEDRALVSDIHGTTRDVIEDTVVLQGITFRFIDTAGIRETHDTIESMGIERTFQKLDQASIVIWLIDATHAPQEVEELSRQILPRCHGKHLIIAFNKVDKIDDATRQQLTQLYDRLTREMTDTAMTFLSASHNQNVDALESMLVDTVNLPQAGENDVIVTNARHYEALIHAHDAILRTLDGLQTGLSGDFLAQDIRECMHYLGEITGQISTDEILGTIFSKFCIGK; via the coding sequence CTGCCCCAAGATACCATCTGCGCCGTCTCCACCGCACCCGGTCGCGGCGGCATCGCCGTCATACGCGTCAGCGGCCCCGAAGCCGTGACCATCACCGACCGCATATTCCGCTCGCCCAACGGCAAACCGCTTGCCGAGGCCCAAGCCAATACCGCACACTACGGCTCCATCACCGACGAGAAGGGGCACGCCCTCGACGACGTCGTCGCCACCCTCTTCGTTGCCCCCCACTCCTTCACCGGCGAAAACACCGTAGAGATTTCGTGCCACGGTTCTACCTACATACAACAACAGATCATCGCCCTGCTGCTGCGTCAAGGCTGCCGCCTGGCCACCCCCGGCGAGTTCACCCGGCGGGCCTTCACCAACGGCAAACTCGACCTGTCGCAAGCCGAAGCCGTAGCCGACCTCATCGCCTCCACCTCGGCCGCATCGCACCGACTGGCTATCCAGCAGATGCGGGGCGGATTCAGCCGCGAACTCGCCCGCCTGCGCGAACAGTTGCTCACCTTCGTCTCGCTTGTCGAGCTCGAACTCGATTTCAGCGAAGAAGAGGTAGAATTTGCCGACCGCCAGAAACTCACCGAACTGGCCCGCGAAATCGAGCGCGTCATCAAGCGCCTCTCCGACTCGTTCAGCCTCGGCAACGCCATCAAAAACGGCGTTCCCACCGCTATCATCGGCGAGACCAACGCCGGCAAGTCAACCCTACTCAACCGCCTGGTCAAGGAAGACCGCGCCCTCGTCTCCGACATTCACGGCACCACCCGCGACGTCATCGAAGACACCGTCGTACTGCAAGGCATCACCTTCCGCTTCATCGACACCGCCGGCATACGCGAAACCCACGACACCATCGAGAGCATGGGTATCGAACGCACCTTCCAGAAGCTCGACCAGGCCAGCATTGTCATCTGGCTCATCGACGCCACTCACGCCCCACAAGAGGTCGAGGAGCTCTCCCGGCAGATACTCCCCCGCTGTCACGGCAAGCACCTCATCATCGCCTTCAACAAGGTCGACAAGATCGACGACGCCACCCGGCAGCAACTCACCCAACTGTACGACCGCCTCACCCGCGAGATGACCGACACCGCAATGACATTCCTCTCGGCCTCGCACAACCAGAACGTCGACGCCCTCGAATCGATGTTGGTTGACACCGTCAACCTGCCCCAAGCCGGCGAGAATGACGTAATCGTCACCAACGCCCGCCACTACGAAGCCCTCATACACGCCCACGACGCCATACTGCGCACCCTCGATGGCCTGCAAACCGGCCTCTCGGGCGACTTTCTCGCCCAAGACATTCGCGAGTGCATGCACTACCTGGGCGAAATCACCGGCCAAATCTCGACCGACGAAATCCTCGGCACCATCTTCTCCAAATTCTGCATCGGTAAATAA